Proteins encoded within one genomic window of Pedobacter africanus:
- a CDS encoding LytR/AlgR family response regulator transcription factor: MNCLIVDDNIIDLSILKKMTSLEPSLKVVGECYDAVEAYRQIQLSDIDILFLDIEMPDMSGIDLVKSLGEKRPMVIFTTSTVDYAAAAFDLNVVDFLIKPISPARFLQAVEKARRMLLTKNLAFVDKEDEFVFIRDSNVVRRVKISDILYMEARGDYVRINMADHTYSIHSSLKSVEEKLSKNTFLRVHRSFIINVGKIDTIEGGTLIVHRNMVPVSDAYRAALYKRMQIL, from the coding sequence ATGAACTGCTTAATTGTTGACGACAACATAATAGACCTCAGCATCCTTAAAAAAATGACCAGCCTGGAGCCCTCGCTAAAGGTTGTAGGAGAATGTTATGATGCTGTTGAAGCCTACAGGCAAATCCAGCTGAGCGATATAGATATTCTGTTCCTCGATATCGAGATGCCTGATATGAGTGGTATAGACCTGGTGAAAAGCCTGGGAGAGAAGCGCCCGATGGTCATCTTTACCACTTCTACGGTAGATTATGCCGCCGCAGCCTTTGACCTGAACGTAGTAGATTTTCTGATCAAGCCCATCAGCCCTGCCCGTTTTTTGCAGGCAGTAGAAAAAGCAAGAAGAATGCTGCTTACAAAGAACCTGGCCTTTGTTGATAAAGAAGATGAATTTGTATTTATACGGGATTCCAATGTGGTACGCAGGGTAAAGATCAGTGATATTTTATACATGGAAGCCCGGGGCGATTACGTAAGGATCAATATGGCCGATCATACTTATTCCATTCACTCCTCTTTAAAGTCTGTAGAGGAAAAGCTCTCTAAAAATACTTTCTTAAGGGTGCACAGGTCTTTTATCATTAATGTTGGTAAAATAGATACGATTGAGGGTGGAACACTGATTGTGCACCGCAATATGGTGCCAGTTTCTGATGCTTACAGGGCCGCTTTATACAAGCGGATGCAGATACTTTAG
- a CDS encoding TolC family protein, whose translation MRNTLSCLVLSLLSLGYCKAQQAPNFGELLDSVLVRDADFKLQQNKNKVTSLDQHKLKDIFLPTLELSGNAGYMNATMHLVSPEINLQPFLNIPEGKYNNNLNISGFSGLAKAEAKMLLYSGGKVQYLSKALQEKKMSEEALLEKTKDEAIAVISRAYDQLALVHQSKKVLDEAKKRLAANRKTADKALGYGLITPYDHKKIELAQASLDAKMVEYEGKKALLLTQLEVLTGIAPERLRLIEPVLVAATPTAAQKTIGDRAEIRALNFGINASDYKIKAEKTWWIPKVQMMASAYYFGLYESRVKTSENVIPAIPSLNYPGRKLDWRPTNLNTFPLLMAGLGFKWELFDGREGKHAIETARIDRESLQIQKEDALRKLTLNKVNNQSAYDIANAQIDLKKKEKDIARDGLVQAEKEFRYGMTKSTQLMEAENDLVNAELDYQNAIFNQRRAAVELMRATQELDIKKLYE comes from the coding sequence ATGAGAAACACCCTTTCTTGCCTGGTTTTGTCATTGCTTTCATTGGGCTATTGCAAGGCACAGCAGGCCCCAAATTTCGGGGAGCTTTTAGACAGTGTCCTGGTGCGGGATGCAGACTTTAAATTGCAGCAAAATAAAAATAAAGTCACGTCGCTAGACCAGCACAAACTAAAAGACATTTTCCTGCCCACCCTTGAACTCAGCGGTAATGCAGGATACATGAATGCAACAATGCACCTGGTTTCCCCGGAAATCAACCTGCAGCCATTCCTGAATATCCCCGAAGGGAAATACAACAATAACCTCAACATATCCGGCTTCTCTGGCCTGGCAAAGGCTGAAGCCAAAATGCTGCTTTATTCCGGAGGCAAGGTACAGTACCTAAGCAAAGCGCTGCAGGAGAAAAAAATGTCGGAAGAAGCATTGCTGGAAAAAACAAAGGACGAGGCAATCGCGGTAATTTCCCGGGCCTACGATCAGCTGGCCTTGGTGCATCAGTCGAAAAAAGTATTGGATGAAGCCAAAAAGAGACTGGCTGCAAACCGCAAAACGGCAGATAAAGCCCTGGGCTATGGACTAATTACACCTTACGATCATAAAAAGATAGAACTTGCGCAGGCGAGCCTGGATGCTAAAATGGTTGAATATGAGGGAAAGAAAGCGCTTTTGTTAACACAGCTTGAAGTGCTGACCGGCATCGCCCCTGAACGGCTCCGGCTTATTGAACCCGTACTGGTGGCAGCAACCCCCACTGCAGCACAGAAAACCATCGGGGACCGTGCCGAGATCCGCGCGCTGAACTTTGGCATCAATGCATCAGATTACAAAATAAAAGCCGAAAAAACATGGTGGATACCCAAAGTACAGATGATGGCATCAGCCTATTATTTTGGATTGTACGAGAGTAGGGTAAAAACCTCTGAAAATGTTATTCCTGCCATACCTTCTCTGAATTACCCGGGCAGAAAACTGGACTGGAGGCCGACAAACTTAAATACCTTCCCCTTGCTTATGGCGGGCCTGGGCTTTAAATGGGAGTTGTTTGACGGGCGTGAAGGAAAACATGCCATTGAAACCGCCCGTATAGACCGGGAATCCCTTCAAATCCAGAAAGAAGACGCCCTGCGCAAGCTGACTTTAAACAAAGTCAATAACCAGTCGGCCTACGACATCGCTAATGCACAGATTGATTTAAAAAAGAAAGAAAAAGACATCGCCAGAGATGGATTGGTACAGGCCGAAAAAGAATTCAGGTATGGTATGACCAAGTCTACCCAGCTGATGGAAGCTGAAAATGACCTTGTAAACGCAGAACTGGATTATCAGAATGCCATTTTTAACCAGCGCAGGGCAGCCGTTGAATTAATGCGTGCTACACAGGAACTGGACATAAAGAAACTGTATGAGTAA
- a CDS encoding HlyD family secretion protein yields the protein MKMKINASILLITVFTLSGCAKKEKTEEFQGKVKKELVSFAPKVTGRIQKIYVKEGQTVKKGDTLALLDVPEVSAKIMQAQGAVNAASAQEQMARNGATADQMKQLQAKYKGLKEQYEFARKSYNRATNMFNDSLMAPQAYDEVYAKYQGAKAQYDAVVAELDDVKKGTRAEKVEMAAGQASQARGALQEARVAYAERYVIATNDMEIETISLNAGELATAGFALFNGYIPSSVYFRFTVPESKIAKYKNGQEVKLRVVYNKEELDGRILYIKQLTRYADITTAYPDYQLQDAVYEIKVQPTDREKAANILVNANVILK from the coding sequence ATGAAGATGAAAATAAATGCCTCCATATTGTTGATCACAGTATTCACCTTATCGGGCTGCGCAAAAAAAGAAAAAACGGAAGAGTTTCAGGGCAAGGTAAAAAAGGAGTTGGTTTCCTTTGCGCCGAAAGTAACCGGCCGGATACAGAAGATATATGTAAAAGAAGGACAAACCGTAAAAAAGGGAGATACACTTGCACTGCTTGATGTGCCCGAAGTTTCGGCAAAAATTATGCAGGCACAGGGAGCCGTAAATGCAGCCAGTGCCCAGGAACAGATGGCCAGGAATGGCGCAACAGCCGATCAGATGAAACAATTGCAAGCCAAATATAAAGGCTTGAAGGAGCAATATGAATTTGCCCGAAAATCTTATAACAGGGCTACCAATATGTTTAATGATAGTCTGATGGCCCCGCAGGCATACGACGAGGTTTATGCCAAATATCAGGGTGCGAAAGCACAATATGATGCAGTTGTAGCAGAACTGGATGATGTAAAAAAAGGCACAAGGGCAGAGAAAGTGGAAATGGCCGCGGGACAGGCATCACAGGCCAGGGGCGCTTTGCAGGAAGCCAGAGTGGCCTACGCTGAACGTTACGTAATTGCTACCAACGATATGGAGATAGAAACCATCAGCCTGAACGCTGGCGAGTTGGCTACAGCAGGCTTTGCCCTGTTTAATGGGTATATTCCATCAAGTGTTTATTTTCGTTTTACCGTTCCGGAAAGTAAGATTGCAAAATACAAAAACGGACAGGAGGTAAAACTCCGGGTAGTTTACAATAAAGAAGAACTGGATGGGCGTATTTTGTATATCAAGCAGCTTACCCGTTACGCAGACATTACTACGGCTTATCCTGATTATCAGCTTCAGGATGCTGTTTATGAAATTAAGGTCCAGCCAACAGACAGGGAGAAAGCAGCAAACATCCTGGTAAATGCAAATGTGATCCTTAAATAA
- a CDS encoding ABC transporter permease yields MKEFFRLLKREFKLFTANATLRTVFFLAPVFYATLLGFVYRSGKVEHIPVIVIDKDNTPLSNQLTEMLDDNQSIEILKYLGEGPDIKEEVIRHEAAAVVILPSGFEAGILQKKYPEVNVYINTGNVLTANFATKALQLTLGTFSAGVSVKALQKAGMPAPKAFTQYEPFKANYITLFNTTSNYLIFMWPAMLAVVLQQVILLAMAVSFAAEFQGGTFIREYQNMRRRAFATMLIKVSPIWFFSIFIVGIYYLMHILFRVPLPEGIFNFIWLTALFVGSASFMGVLVSIIIPDALKATQILMVIASPAFIISGFTWPLSAMPVFVQLLANIIPLTPFLQAFKILLIQKGSVGLTYPYMQHLGILIAVYAILGWMALKIKFHFVFKKILPPAESTSEDADKA; encoded by the coding sequence ATGAAAGAGTTTTTCCGCCTGCTGAAACGTGAATTTAAACTATTCACTGCCAATGCCACCTTGCGCACGGTGTTCTTTTTGGCACCCGTTTTTTATGCAACATTATTGGGTTTTGTTTACAGGAGCGGGAAGGTAGAGCACATTCCCGTTATTGTGATCGACAAAGACAATACCCCCTTGTCGAACCAGCTGACAGAAATGCTGGATGACAATCAAAGCATAGAAATTCTAAAATATCTGGGGGAAGGCCCGGACATCAAAGAGGAAGTGATCCGGCATGAGGCTGCGGCAGTGGTAATCCTCCCTTCAGGGTTTGAAGCTGGCATCCTTCAAAAGAAATATCCTGAAGTGAACGTTTACATCAATACCGGAAATGTATTAACAGCGAATTTTGCCACCAAGGCCTTGCAATTAACCCTCGGCACATTTTCCGCGGGGGTTTCAGTAAAGGCCCTTCAAAAAGCGGGCATGCCGGCGCCAAAAGCTTTTACACAATATGAACCTTTTAAAGCCAATTACATTACCCTTTTTAACACAACCAGTAATTACCTGATCTTCATGTGGCCTGCCATGCTGGCAGTTGTTTTGCAACAGGTAATCCTGCTGGCTATGGCGGTAAGTTTTGCTGCAGAATTCCAGGGTGGGACTTTCATCAGGGAATACCAAAATATGCGCCGGCGGGCCTTTGCTACCATGCTGATCAAGGTTAGCCCAATATGGTTCTTTTCTATTTTTATCGTTGGCATATATTACCTGATGCACATTCTTTTCCGGGTACCCCTGCCAGAAGGCATATTCAATTTTATATGGCTTACCGCACTCTTTGTGGGGTCGGCCTCGTTTATGGGCGTGCTGGTCAGCATTATCATTCCTGATGCCTTAAAGGCTACCCAGATACTGATGGTTATTGCTTCGCCTGCCTTTATCATCAGCGGCTTCACCTGGCCCCTCAGCGCCATGCCTGTTTTTGTACAACTGCTGGCAAATATCATCCCGCTCACCCCCTTTCTGCAGGCATTTAAAATCCTGCTTATACAAAAAGGCAGTGTAGGATTAACCTATCCTTACATGCAACACCTTGGAATATTAATTGCTGTTTATGCTATCCTGGGATGGATGGCATTGAAAATTAAATTCCACTTTGTATTCAAAAAGATCCTGCCGCCCGCGGAAAGCACATCGGAAGACGCGGATAAAGCATAA
- the pyk gene encoding pyruvate kinase: protein MKPFHSRTKIVATLGPASAKPDVLYSMFNAGLDVCRLNFSHGSQADHQEVLDTIRSINKKHNYNVGILADLQGPKIRIGMVKDGGIQLINGAKTIITTKECVGNEERIYITYESFPKDVKAGEIILLDDGKLQMRVLETNLVDEVVCEVVHGGILTSRKGVNLPNTKVSIPSLTIEDRKNLEFVLENDVEWIGLSFVRNAEDIIELKNIIKERGKTARVIAKIEKPEAIANIDEIVAVSDGIMVARGDLGVEMPMEEVPLLQKMIVQKCRAASKPVIIATQMLESMITTPRPTRAEVNDVANSVLDGADAVMLSGETSVGEFPLIVIETMQKIIQNIELNNYPFHPEKFLKPKSDSFLSDAICDTACFLSKQTNAVGIVSMTLSGYTAFEISSHRPKALTYIFTSNRSLLNTLSLLWGVQGFFYDKFESTDETIQDVNDLLKKLKLVKKGDVIINTAAIPMERKGKTNMVKVTVID, encoded by the coding sequence ATGAAACCATTTCATTCTAGAACAAAAATCGTAGCCACATTAGGCCCGGCCTCAGCTAAACCAGACGTTTTATATAGTATGTTTAATGCAGGTCTGGACGTTTGCCGCTTAAACTTTTCACATGGTTCGCAGGCAGATCACCAGGAAGTCCTGGATACCATTCGCAGCATCAATAAAAAGCACAACTATAATGTCGGGATACTTGCTGACCTGCAAGGGCCTAAAATAAGGATTGGTATGGTTAAGGACGGTGGTATTCAATTGATTAACGGCGCTAAGACGATCATTACCACCAAAGAGTGTGTAGGTAACGAGGAGCGCATTTACATTACTTACGAGTCTTTTCCGAAAGATGTTAAAGCCGGTGAAATTATTTTACTGGATGACGGTAAACTGCAGATGAGGGTTTTGGAAACCAATCTGGTTGATGAAGTAGTTTGCGAGGTTGTGCATGGTGGTATCCTTACCTCCAGAAAAGGGGTAAACCTGCCTAATACCAAGGTTTCAATTCCGTCTCTTACTATTGAGGATCGTAAAAATCTTGAATTTGTTCTCGAAAACGATGTAGAATGGATTGGGCTTTCTTTTGTACGTAATGCAGAAGATATCATCGAACTGAAGAACATCATTAAAGAGCGTGGCAAAACGGCACGGGTAATTGCTAAAATTGAGAAACCGGAAGCCATAGCAAATATTGATGAGATTGTTGCCGTATCTGACGGTATTATGGTTGCCAGGGGCGATCTGGGGGTAGAGATGCCAATGGAAGAAGTGCCTTTGCTGCAAAAAATGATTGTTCAGAAATGTCGCGCAGCCTCTAAGCCGGTGATTATTGCCACCCAGATGCTGGAAAGCATGATTACCACGCCAAGGCCAACGCGTGCTGAAGTAAATGATGTGGCCAACTCGGTGCTGGATGGTGCAGATGCAGTGATGCTGAGCGGTGAAACCTCTGTAGGAGAATTCCCGCTGATCGTTATTGAGACCATGCAAAAGATCATCCAAAACATAGAATTAAATAATTACCCTTTCCATCCGGAAAAATTCTTAAAGCCAAAATCGGATAGCTTCCTGAGCGATGCTATCTGCGATACGGCTTGTTTTCTGTCTAAACAAACCAATGCAGTCGGGATTGTTTCAATGACCCTGAGTGGTTATACTGCTTTCGAGATTTCGAGCCACAGGCCTAAGGCACTTACTTATATTTTTACCAGTAACAGGTCACTGCTCAATACCCTGAGTCTTTTGTGGGGTGTTCAGGGCTTTTTCTATGATAAATTTGAAAGTACAGACGAAACCATCCAGGATGTGAACGATTTGCTCAAAAAGCTTAAACTGGTTAAAAAAGGCGATGTGATCATCAACACAGCGGCTATTCCAATGGAGCGCAAGGGGAAAACAAATATGGTAAAAGTTACAGTTATTGATTAA
- a CDS encoding IPExxxVDY family protein, which yields MNKTYLKLSLDLDFVLIAITASLKDYTLCHKINTSLNFGFEKIEDHEVYFNIDEAPLSFSKYYFFVEQGEIEYYIISNRNAEGFLIPEMNKVDFFMIIHQYIDREDLNFIISGLNKLPDIQVAAQINPLKLKSKENLVM from the coding sequence TTGAACAAAACTTATTTAAAACTTTCATTAGACCTCGACTTCGTTTTAATTGCCATAACTGCCTCTTTAAAAGATTACACCCTCTGTCATAAGATCAATACCAGCCTGAATTTTGGCTTTGAAAAGATTGAAGATCACGAGGTTTATTTTAATATTGATGAAGCCCCGCTATCCTTTTCCAAGTATTATTTTTTTGTTGAACAGGGTGAAATAGAATATTACATTATCAGCAATAGAAATGCCGAAGGTTTTTTAATTCCGGAGATGAACAAGGTCGATTTTTTCATGATTATTCACCAGTATATTGACAGGGAAGATCTGAATTTTATCATCTCTGGATTGAATAAACTTCCTGATATTCAGGTTGCTGCACAGATAAATCCTTTGAAGTTAAAGTCGAAAGAGAATTTAGTAATGTAA